Proteins from a single region of Anastrepha ludens isolate Willacy chromosome 5, idAnaLude1.1, whole genome shotgun sequence:
- the LOC128865143 gene encoding uncharacterized protein LOC128865143 isoform X1 — translation MSDKFYGIFPADDATYSNYGAILHQQQQSAQTNQPILQSGLNTRSTEAPTFYGSTGNINSVNAATAATNTAAFEAATPYSRLIGPTLRYFGGGGNQPSLGQQQQLMYNNSLMSHSGTFPHGTLLGGGPRYSGAGAPMSGSYNRNRYMPYSRTVSAAATGSYPQSASLALQSTMPRAVGSLPVSTVMNTNAQQAYATYQQFATIYQNYPNLFGGTPLAGITTAAEVAAGATTTSDSGIGKTANAIAGIDRHVTASVVNGVTAANSAGTRRSICGATAVAVATDANSSAISENNGNAALNGDSGCQVCTSSTNQSVTLQITNLDYTMEESSLRSFLMGQLKPITPVLSLAFEGNSYAKVTVPDMFFAKQVVSNLHRKKIGHKRMLVSYTRDSSLTEINTLRCQVAGLLKDVPYYTLPMYKFRELFQARFKTSISVLDLYKMSDICTINADNSEEKFISLQTAVINSLENSPLMEGLQHSVPYCTVHFKREQHKGWAEQDIEPLPNVWMTISEIQNIIYPLLKDHTGDIPVASLVHCISGQINTEIIPNENGVNLEHLVCCVQGIQIQVNNFGIKILGWLEMDKENYNASLNSNIFAASAASASLERSLYAKSACAVSDPLYQISREVIELVKMSPKSTMKFNRFIPAYHNHFGKQCRVADYGYTKLIELFEALATVVQIIGDGENRQITLTHRTQLRRFTSDLLRTMRAHNNKSVLLSQLPTIFAQAQNRNFDVTDYGVCDIRDILDGLANSNVVVMSRVQNGDDMIISMPKRKQTSVELEKTILFAGEMVELFRNAPQYTILFQKFVRSYHYHFAYQCRLSDYGFLKLADLMEAIQGVVEMEQTNDEDKKIYLSPKVARRVFAEQCEELVSDVTGMAQTSMELDEMLQLHKKKFGYQIQPQTLGVSSIAEGVELMPYIELMEKEKALWIICHRQDAAFRSQCYRACKLILAHEANLHTGSNDSSSSDAKEKSSKHFTISALIDEFNKKYEDHINESKVKAMKHLIEIFKEEEVNFVRSSGFLKFLLSIIRLVEKRNTVLLTEIKSTLHCNITTTFEFGFPNLFSVLAAHNDIFVVNVGLTQERSEVSLHPNCELHLSAFINRSGIFGSTKMQAAKQKVPRPLRLPLSENNHCRSYGLQGPPAKTRALSTTNENSNYQLVQSYKSKISSAVFQPPMKVQRTNAVLKQKPQLQPSQSVPLQAPAQQLSQQQLQQAMHQQMQTLAYESNNFAPLTAQMNYKGNTSIYSVASNNSSLNTSASSAAHNNDSSCNSSFGAINTSLNSSNLSLSELNTSRSQFKLTEVPQAPSTTMPTNLGATTKLWDRRLASMAYQQQSIMAENATALPSLIMSASESVAMDAHRQQQHQAQQQHHPHQPAFQPAMEQSTPFIQAKIKREPSYDTLHMYPMFEPPKPDTPPSNNMPFWIDPIWAHNPTEDAASQNALLNIKLPELKSFNVLPMVLSPYTLSKAENMKQKLFNFENHDRKIA, via the exons ATGAGTGACAAATTTTATGG TATCTTCCCAGCCGACGATGCAACTTACTCCAACTATGGTGCTAttctacaccaacaacaacagtcaGCTCAAACCAATCAACCAATTCTCCAATCTGGTCTAAACACACGCAGTACTGAAGCACCCACTTTTTATGGCTCCACCGGCAACATCAACAGCGTCAACGCCGCCACTGCTGCTACCAACACAGCCGCTTTCGAGGCTGCCACCCCTTACAGTCGACTGATTGGGCCAACTTTGCGTTACTTCGGCGGTGGTGGTAACCAACCCAGCCTTGGCCAACAACAGCAGTTGATGTACAATAACAGTCTTATGTCGCATTCTGGCACATTTCCACATGGCACACTTTTAGGCGGTGGCCCCCGCTACAGTGGTGCGGGCGCCCCCATGTCAGGCAGCTACAATCGCAATCGCTATATGCCGTACAGTCGCACAGTAAGCGCCGCAGCCACCGGTTCGTATCCACAGAGTGCCAGTTTAGCATTGCAATCAACTATGCCAAGAGCCGTCGGCAGCCTACCCGTTAGTACAGTTATGAATACGAATGCACAGCAAGCGTACGCTACATATCAGCAATTCGCTACGATTTACCAAAACTACCCCAATCTCTTTGGTGGTACGCCACTTGCCGGTATTACGACGGCGGCCGAAGTAGCGGCAGGAGCAACCACAACAAGTGACAGCGGCATTGGCAAAACAGCGAACGCAATAGCAGGAATTGATAGGCACGTAACGGCGTCGGTAGTCAACGGTGTTACGGCGGCGAACAGCGCTGGAACGCGCCGAAGTATTTGTGGCGCTACAGCAGTCGCTGTTGCTACGGATGCAAACTCGAGCGCGATTTCGGAGAATAACGGAAATGCAGCGCTGAATGGTGATAGCGGCTGTCAAGTATGCACCTCTTCTACCAATCAATCAGTGACTCTACAAATCACCAATCTGGATTATACAATGGAGGAATCAAGTTTGCGTAGCTTTCTAATGGGACAATTGAAGCCGATAACGCCAGTGCTGTCGTTGGCATTTGAAGGCAATTCCTATGCCAAAGTTACTGTACCCGATATGTTT TTCGCCAAACAAGTGGTCTCTAATTTGCATCGTAAAAAAATCGGCCATAAACGCATGTTAGTCTCGTATACGCGCGACTCTTCACTCACGGAAATCAACACGCTGCGTTGTCAAGTAGCAGGACTACTTAAG GACGTGCCATATTACACTTTGCCTATGTATAAGTTCCGTGAGCTCTTTCAAGCACGTTTCAAGACATCGATTAGCGTGTTAGATCTCTATAAAATGTCCGACATTTGCACGATTAACGCCGATAATAGCGAAGAGAAATTTATTAGTCTACAAACGGCTGTCATAAATTCGCTAGAGAACTCACCGTTGATGGAAGGTCTACAGCACAGTGTACCCTATTGCACTGTGCATTTTAAGCGTGAACAGCATAAGGGCTGGGCTGAGCAAGACATTGAACCATTGCCGAATGTTTGGATGACTATATCTGAAATACAAAACATCATCTATCCGCTGTTGAAAGATCACACTGGCGATATACCAGTCGCTTCGTTGGTGCATTGTATTTCTGGTCAGATTAACACTgaaataataccaaatgaaaacgGTGTCAACTTGGAGCATTTGGTATGCTGTGTACAAGGCATACAGATACAGGTCAACAACTTTGGCATCAAAATACTCGGTTGGCTCGAGATGGATAAGGAGAATTACAATGCTTCGCTTAACTCGAACATCTTTGCCGCTAGCGCTGCTTCAGCATCACTCGAACGTAGTCTATACGCGAAGTCTGCGTGCGCTGTCAGTGATCCGCTATATCAGATTTCACGTGAAGTTATAGAGTTGGTGAAGATGTCACCGAAGTCTACTATGAAGTTCAATCGCTTCATACCAGCCTATCACAATCATTTCGGCAAGCAGTGCCGTGTAGCCGACTATGGTTACACCAAGTTAATTGAGTTATTCGAAGCGCTTGCCACTGTTGTACAGATCATCGGCGATGGCGAAAACAGGCAGATCACTTTGACGCATCGCACACAACTACGACGCTTTACATCCGATTTATTGCGCACAATGCGCGCACACAACAACAAATCGGTGTTGTTATCTCAGTTGCCTACAATTTTCGCACAAGCACAGAATCGCAACTTCGATGTGACCGATTATGGAGTGTGCGATATACGCGACATCTTGGACGGTCTGGCTAATTCGAATGTGGTAGTAATGTCACGTGTGCAAAATGGCGATGATATGATCATCTCGATGCCGAAGCGTAAGCAAACCAGCGTTGAGTTGGAGAAGACTATATTATTTGCTGGTGAAATGGTGGAGCTCTTCCGAAATGCGCCACAATATACGATATTATTTCAGAAATTTGTACGTTCATATCATTACCATTTTGCATATCAGTGCCGCTTGAGCGACTATGGTTTTCTGAAGTTGGCCGATCTTATGGAGGCCATACAAGGTGTTGTCGAAATGGAGCAGACAAATGATGAGGATAAAAAGATATACTTGTCACCGAAAGTTGCACGTCGCGTCTTTGCGGAGCAGTGTGAGGAACTAGTCAGCGATGTGACGGGTATGGCGCAAACTAGCATGGAGTTGGATGAGATGCTGCAGTTGCATAAGAAGAAATTTGGCTATCAAATACAACCACAGACGCTGGGTGTGTCTAGCATTGCCGAAGGTGTTGAATTGATGCCTTACATAGAG TTGATGGAGAAAGAGAAGGCGCTGTGGATTATCTGTCATCGCCAGGATGCTGCATTCCGGAGCCAATGCTACCGCGCTTGTAAACTCATCTTGGCACACGAAGCTAATTTGCACACCGGCAGCAACGATTCCAGCTCCAGcgatgcaaaagaaaaaagtagtaAACATTTCACAATAAGCGCTTTGATTGATGAGTTCAACAAGAAATATGAGGATCACATCAATGAGAGTAAGGTTAAGGCTATGAAACACTTGATTGAG ATTTTTAAGGAAGAGGAAGTGAATTTTGTGCGCAGCTCAGGTTTTCTGAAGTTCCTGCTAAGTATTATACGTTTAGTGGAAAAGAGGAATACAGTTTTGTTAACCGAGATTAAGAGCACATTGCATTGCAACATTACAACCACCTTTGAGTTTG GATTTCCAAATCTGTTCTCCGTTTTGGCTGCTCACAACGACATTTTTGTGGTGAACGTGGGTCTGACCCAAGAGCGCAGCGAAGTTTCATTGCACCCAAATTGTGAAC ttcatttaaGCGCATTTATAAATCGTTCTGGTATATTCGGTTCAACAAAAATGCAAGCAGCCAAACAAAAAGTGCCGCGCCCTCTTCGATTGCCACTTAGCGAGAATAACCATTGTCGCAGTTACGGCCTCCAGGGGCCACCGGCAAAAACGCGTGCGCTGTCGACGACCAACGAGAACAGTAACTATCAACTGGTGCAAAGTTATAAAAGTAAGATTTCGAGCGCCGTTTTCCAGCCACCTATGAAAGTACAACGCACCAATGcagtattaaaacaaaaaccacaacTGCAGCCATCACAATCGGTACCGCTACAGGCGCCGGCCCAACAGCTgtcacaacaacaactgcaacaggCTATGCATCAACAAATGCAAACTCTTGCCTATGAGTCAAATAATTTTGCACCACTGACGGCGCAAATGAACTATAAAGGTAACACTTCCATCTATTCAGTCGCCTCAAACAACTCGAGCTTAAACACGTCTGCTTCGAGCGCAGCTCACAATAACGACAGTTCATGCAACTCCTCCTTCGGCGCCATAAACACATCACTGAATTCGTCGAATTTATCACTGTCCGAGTTGAACACAAGTAGATCACAATTTAAGCTTACAGAAGTGCCACAGGCGCCAAGTACAACTATGCCGACCAATTTGGGTGCAACAACAAAACTTTGGGATCGACGACTTGCTtcgatggcttaccaacagcAATCAATAATGGCTGAGAATGCCACGGCATTGCCATCACTTATCATGTCCGCGTCAGAAAGCGTGGCTATGGACGCGCATCGGCAGCAACAGCatcaagcacaacaacaacatcatccTCATCAACCAGCATTCCAGCCGGCAATGGAGCAATCGACGCCATTTATACAGGCCAAAATCAAGCGGGAGCCTTCCTATGACACCCTGCATATGTATCCCATGTTCGAACCTCCAAAGCCAGATACACCACCATCCAAT aatatgccatttTGGATAGATCCCATTTGGGCCCATAACCCCACCGAAGATGCAGCGTCACAAAATGCTTTG CTCAATATCAAATTACCGgaattaaaatcatttaatgTATTGCCGATGGTTTTGTCACCCTATACCCTCTCTAAGGCCGAAAATATGAagcaaaagttattcaattttgaaaatcatgATAGAAAAATAGCCTGA
- the LOC128865143 gene encoding uncharacterized protein LOC128865143 isoform X2, giving the protein MSDKFYGIFPADDATYSNYGAILHQQQQSAQTNQPILQSGLNTRSTEAPTFYGSTGNINSVNAATAATNTAAFEAATPYSRLIGPTLRYFGGGGNQPSLGQQQQLMYNNSLMSHSGTFPHGTLLGGGPRYSGAGAPMSGSYNRNRYMPYSRTVSAAATGSYPQSASLALQSTMPRAVGSLPVSTVMNTNAQQAYATYQQFATIYQNYPNLFGGTPLAGITTAAEVAAGATTTSDSGIGKTANAIAGIDRHVTASVVNGVTAANSAGTRRSICGATAVAVATDANSSAISENNGNAALNGDSGCQVCTSSTNQSVTLQITNLDYTMEESSLRSFLMGQLKPITPVLSLAFEGNSYAKVTVPDMFFAKQVVSNLHRKKIGHKRMLVSYTRDSSLTEINTLRCQVAGLLKDVPYYTLPMYKFRELFQARFKTSISVLDLYKMSDICTINADNSEEKFISLQTAVINSLENSPLMEGLQHSVPYCTVHFKREQHKGWAEQDIEPLPNVWMTISEIQNIIYPLLKDHTGDIPVASLVHCISGQINTEIIPNENGVNLEHLVCCVQGIQIQVNNFGIKILGWLEMDKENYNASLNSNIFAASAASASLERSLYAKSACAVSDPLYQISREVIELVKMSPKSTMKFNRFIPAYHNHFGKQCRVADYGYTKLIELFEALATVVQIIGDGENRQITLTHRTQLRRFTSDLLRTMRAHNNKSVLLSQLPTIFAQAQNRNFDVTDYGVCDIRDILDGLANSNVVVMSRVQNGDDMIISMPKRKQTSVELEKTILFAGEMVELFRNAPQYTILFQKFVRSYHYHFAYQCRLSDYGFLKLADLMEAIQGVVEMEQTNDEDKKIYLSPKVARRVFAEQCEELVSDVTGMAQTSMELDEMLQLHKKKFGYQIQPQTLGVSSIAEGVELMPYIELMEKEKALWIICHRQDAAFRSQCYRACKLILAHEANLHTGSNDSSSSDAKEKSSKHFTISALIDEFNKKYEDHINESKVKAMKHLIEIFKEEEVNFVRSSGFLKFLLSIIRLVEKRNTVLLTEIKSTLHCNITTTFEFGFPNLFSVLAAHNDIFVVNVGLTQERSEVSLHPNCELHLSAFINRSGIFGSTKMQAAKQKVPRPLRLPLSENNHCRSYGLQGPPAKTRALSTTNENSNYQLVQSYKSKISSAVFQPPMKVQRTNAVLKQKPQLQPSQSVPLQAPAQQLSQQQLQQAMHQQMQTLAYESNNFAPLTAQMNYKAHNNDSSCNSSFGAINTSLNSSNLSLSELNTSRSQFKLTEVPQAPSTTMPTNLGATTKLWDRRLASMAYQQQSIMAENATALPSLIMSASESVAMDAHRQQQHQAQQQHHPHQPAFQPAMEQSTPFIQAKIKREPSYDTLHMYPMFEPPKPDTPPSNNMPFWIDPIWAHNPTEDAASQNALLNIKLPELKSFNVLPMVLSPYTLSKAENMKQKLFNFENHDRKIA; this is encoded by the exons ATGAGTGACAAATTTTATGG TATCTTCCCAGCCGACGATGCAACTTACTCCAACTATGGTGCTAttctacaccaacaacaacagtcaGCTCAAACCAATCAACCAATTCTCCAATCTGGTCTAAACACACGCAGTACTGAAGCACCCACTTTTTATGGCTCCACCGGCAACATCAACAGCGTCAACGCCGCCACTGCTGCTACCAACACAGCCGCTTTCGAGGCTGCCACCCCTTACAGTCGACTGATTGGGCCAACTTTGCGTTACTTCGGCGGTGGTGGTAACCAACCCAGCCTTGGCCAACAACAGCAGTTGATGTACAATAACAGTCTTATGTCGCATTCTGGCACATTTCCACATGGCACACTTTTAGGCGGTGGCCCCCGCTACAGTGGTGCGGGCGCCCCCATGTCAGGCAGCTACAATCGCAATCGCTATATGCCGTACAGTCGCACAGTAAGCGCCGCAGCCACCGGTTCGTATCCACAGAGTGCCAGTTTAGCATTGCAATCAACTATGCCAAGAGCCGTCGGCAGCCTACCCGTTAGTACAGTTATGAATACGAATGCACAGCAAGCGTACGCTACATATCAGCAATTCGCTACGATTTACCAAAACTACCCCAATCTCTTTGGTGGTACGCCACTTGCCGGTATTACGACGGCGGCCGAAGTAGCGGCAGGAGCAACCACAACAAGTGACAGCGGCATTGGCAAAACAGCGAACGCAATAGCAGGAATTGATAGGCACGTAACGGCGTCGGTAGTCAACGGTGTTACGGCGGCGAACAGCGCTGGAACGCGCCGAAGTATTTGTGGCGCTACAGCAGTCGCTGTTGCTACGGATGCAAACTCGAGCGCGATTTCGGAGAATAACGGAAATGCAGCGCTGAATGGTGATAGCGGCTGTCAAGTATGCACCTCTTCTACCAATCAATCAGTGACTCTACAAATCACCAATCTGGATTATACAATGGAGGAATCAAGTTTGCGTAGCTTTCTAATGGGACAATTGAAGCCGATAACGCCAGTGCTGTCGTTGGCATTTGAAGGCAATTCCTATGCCAAAGTTACTGTACCCGATATGTTT TTCGCCAAACAAGTGGTCTCTAATTTGCATCGTAAAAAAATCGGCCATAAACGCATGTTAGTCTCGTATACGCGCGACTCTTCACTCACGGAAATCAACACGCTGCGTTGTCAAGTAGCAGGACTACTTAAG GACGTGCCATATTACACTTTGCCTATGTATAAGTTCCGTGAGCTCTTTCAAGCACGTTTCAAGACATCGATTAGCGTGTTAGATCTCTATAAAATGTCCGACATTTGCACGATTAACGCCGATAATAGCGAAGAGAAATTTATTAGTCTACAAACGGCTGTCATAAATTCGCTAGAGAACTCACCGTTGATGGAAGGTCTACAGCACAGTGTACCCTATTGCACTGTGCATTTTAAGCGTGAACAGCATAAGGGCTGGGCTGAGCAAGACATTGAACCATTGCCGAATGTTTGGATGACTATATCTGAAATACAAAACATCATCTATCCGCTGTTGAAAGATCACACTGGCGATATACCAGTCGCTTCGTTGGTGCATTGTATTTCTGGTCAGATTAACACTgaaataataccaaatgaaaacgGTGTCAACTTGGAGCATTTGGTATGCTGTGTACAAGGCATACAGATACAGGTCAACAACTTTGGCATCAAAATACTCGGTTGGCTCGAGATGGATAAGGAGAATTACAATGCTTCGCTTAACTCGAACATCTTTGCCGCTAGCGCTGCTTCAGCATCACTCGAACGTAGTCTATACGCGAAGTCTGCGTGCGCTGTCAGTGATCCGCTATATCAGATTTCACGTGAAGTTATAGAGTTGGTGAAGATGTCACCGAAGTCTACTATGAAGTTCAATCGCTTCATACCAGCCTATCACAATCATTTCGGCAAGCAGTGCCGTGTAGCCGACTATGGTTACACCAAGTTAATTGAGTTATTCGAAGCGCTTGCCACTGTTGTACAGATCATCGGCGATGGCGAAAACAGGCAGATCACTTTGACGCATCGCACACAACTACGACGCTTTACATCCGATTTATTGCGCACAATGCGCGCACACAACAACAAATCGGTGTTGTTATCTCAGTTGCCTACAATTTTCGCACAAGCACAGAATCGCAACTTCGATGTGACCGATTATGGAGTGTGCGATATACGCGACATCTTGGACGGTCTGGCTAATTCGAATGTGGTAGTAATGTCACGTGTGCAAAATGGCGATGATATGATCATCTCGATGCCGAAGCGTAAGCAAACCAGCGTTGAGTTGGAGAAGACTATATTATTTGCTGGTGAAATGGTGGAGCTCTTCCGAAATGCGCCACAATATACGATATTATTTCAGAAATTTGTACGTTCATATCATTACCATTTTGCATATCAGTGCCGCTTGAGCGACTATGGTTTTCTGAAGTTGGCCGATCTTATGGAGGCCATACAAGGTGTTGTCGAAATGGAGCAGACAAATGATGAGGATAAAAAGATATACTTGTCACCGAAAGTTGCACGTCGCGTCTTTGCGGAGCAGTGTGAGGAACTAGTCAGCGATGTGACGGGTATGGCGCAAACTAGCATGGAGTTGGATGAGATGCTGCAGTTGCATAAGAAGAAATTTGGCTATCAAATACAACCACAGACGCTGGGTGTGTCTAGCATTGCCGAAGGTGTTGAATTGATGCCTTACATAGAG TTGATGGAGAAAGAGAAGGCGCTGTGGATTATCTGTCATCGCCAGGATGCTGCATTCCGGAGCCAATGCTACCGCGCTTGTAAACTCATCTTGGCACACGAAGCTAATTTGCACACCGGCAGCAACGATTCCAGCTCCAGcgatgcaaaagaaaaaagtagtaAACATTTCACAATAAGCGCTTTGATTGATGAGTTCAACAAGAAATATGAGGATCACATCAATGAGAGTAAGGTTAAGGCTATGAAACACTTGATTGAG ATTTTTAAGGAAGAGGAAGTGAATTTTGTGCGCAGCTCAGGTTTTCTGAAGTTCCTGCTAAGTATTATACGTTTAGTGGAAAAGAGGAATACAGTTTTGTTAACCGAGATTAAGAGCACATTGCATTGCAACATTACAACCACCTTTGAGTTTG GATTTCCAAATCTGTTCTCCGTTTTGGCTGCTCACAACGACATTTTTGTGGTGAACGTGGGTCTGACCCAAGAGCGCAGCGAAGTTTCATTGCACCCAAATTGTGAAC ttcatttaaGCGCATTTATAAATCGTTCTGGTATATTCGGTTCAACAAAAATGCAAGCAGCCAAACAAAAAGTGCCGCGCCCTCTTCGATTGCCACTTAGCGAGAATAACCATTGTCGCAGTTACGGCCTCCAGGGGCCACCGGCAAAAACGCGTGCGCTGTCGACGACCAACGAGAACAGTAACTATCAACTGGTGCAAAGTTATAAAAGTAAGATTTCGAGCGCCGTTTTCCAGCCACCTATGAAAGTACAACGCACCAATGcagtattaaaacaaaaaccacaacTGCAGCCATCACAATCGGTACCGCTACAGGCGCCGGCCCAACAGCTgtcacaacaacaactgcaacaggCTATGCATCAACAAATGCAAACTCTTGCCTATGAGTCAAATAATTTTGCACCACTGACGGCGCAAATGAACTATAAAG CTCACAATAACGACAGTTCATGCAACTCCTCCTTCGGCGCCATAAACACATCACTGAATTCGTCGAATTTATCACTGTCCGAGTTGAACACAAGTAGATCACAATTTAAGCTTACAGAAGTGCCACAGGCGCCAAGTACAACTATGCCGACCAATTTGGGTGCAACAACAAAACTTTGGGATCGACGACTTGCTtcgatggcttaccaacagcAATCAATAATGGCTGAGAATGCCACGGCATTGCCATCACTTATCATGTCCGCGTCAGAAAGCGTGGCTATGGACGCGCATCGGCAGCAACAGCatcaagcacaacaacaacatcatccTCATCAACCAGCATTCCAGCCGGCAATGGAGCAATCGACGCCATTTATACAGGCCAAAATCAAGCGGGAGCCTTCCTATGACACCCTGCATATGTATCCCATGTTCGAACCTCCAAAGCCAGATACACCACCATCCAAT aatatgccatttTGGATAGATCCCATTTGGGCCCATAACCCCACCGAAGATGCAGCGTCACAAAATGCTTTG CTCAATATCAAATTACCGgaattaaaatcatttaatgTATTGCCGATGGTTTTGTCACCCTATACCCTCTCTAAGGCCGAAAATATGAagcaaaagttattcaattttgaaaatcatgATAGAAAAATAGCCTGA